The following proteins are encoded in a genomic region of Anaerolineae bacterium:
- the rpmF gene encoding 50S ribosomal protein L32 has translation MGALPKRKVSRVRRDRRRAHYLRLKTPHMVPCPQCGTLRLAHHVCPNCGTYNGEQVIEIEETGQ, from the coding sequence ATGGGCGCCTTACCCAAACGAAAAGTCTCCAGAGTGCGCCGAGACCGCCGGCGGGCGCATTATTTGCGTTTAAAAACGCCGCACATGGTTCCTTGCCCTCAATGTGGCACCCTGCGCCTGGCTCACCACGTTTGCCCCAATTGCGGCACCTACAATGGTGAGCAAGTGATTGAGATAGAAGAAACCGGCCAGTAA
- the coaD gene encoding pantetheine-phosphate adenylyltransferase: MITKAIYPATFDPITNGHIDIAERAARMFDELIVGVFDRPLKSLLFPIEDRLRLTREALAHLKNVRVQGYSGLTVNFAKEQGAGYIVRGLRALSDFEWELQLSLANHSLDPSIETICLMASQEHSFLSSSVLKEIALNGGSINHLAPPGVVEALGKQEMLDEDGNSRVNIVSVRD; this comes from the coding sequence TTGATTACCAAAGCCATTTATCCTGCCACCTTTGATCCAATTACCAACGGCCATATTGACATTGCCGAACGAGCGGCCAGAATGTTTGACGAATTAATTGTGGGTGTTTTTGACCGCCCTTTAAAAAGTTTACTTTTCCCCATTGAAGACCGGCTGCGGTTGACCCGCGAGGCGTTGGCCCATCTCAAAAACGTGCGGGTGCAAGGCTATAGCGGCTTAACCGTAAACTTTGCCAAAGAACAAGGGGCCGGTTACATTGTGCGCGGCTTGCGGGCGCTTTCTGATTTTGAGTGGGAGCTACAGTTATCGCTGGCCAATCATAGCCTTGACCCCAGTATTGAAACAATCTGCCTGATGGCCAGCCAGGAGCACTCTTTTCTAAGTTCAAGTGTTTTAAAAGAAATAGCCCTGAATGGCGGCAGCATTAATCACCTGGCTCCGCCGGGGGTAGTTGAAGCGTTGGGTAAACAGGAAATGCTCGACGAAGATGGCAATAGCCGGGTTAACATTGTTTCTGTAAGAGATTAG
- a CDS encoding DUF177 domain-containing protein, with product MLALSELQFNVAQLLKEATGATRSYAIETEVNAELDDVEVVSPLVGQVDFLRTGPHILVTGQLQTTIQKSCGRCLTDFTRPVILNLEEEFYPVINIFTGAPVPKPAQAEAANLIDEQNILDLSEVVWQELVVMSEGIRYCRPDCKGLCPHCGQDRNIAPCDCAEDQIDPRWAGLQALKID from the coding sequence ATGTTAGCCCTATCTGAATTGCAGTTTAACGTTGCGCAATTATTAAAAGAGGCCACCGGCGCCACCCGTAGTTATGCGATTGAAACCGAGGTCAACGCCGAACTCGACGATGTAGAGGTGGTTTCTCCCTTGGTGGGTCAGGTTGATTTCCTGCGCACCGGCCCCCATATTTTGGTCACCGGCCAGTTGCAGACCACCATCCAAAAAAGCTGCGGTCGCTGTTTGACCGATTTCACCAGGCCGGTAATCCTTAACCTGGAAGAAGAGTTTTATCCGGTTATCAATATATTCACCGGCGCGCCGGTGCCAAAACCCGCCCAGGCTGAAGCCGCCAATCTTATTGACGAGCAAAACATTTTGGACCTGTCTGAGGTGGTGTGGCAGGAATTAGTGGTTATGAGCGAGGGGATTCGTTATTGCCGGCCGGATTGTAAAGGGCTTTGCCCGCATTGCGGCCAGGACCGTAATATTGCGCCGTGCGATTGCGCCGAAGACCAGATAGACCCGCGTTGGGCGGGCTTGCAGGCCTTAAAAATAGATTGA
- a CDS encoding ATPase — protein sequence MDILHLIDRLEILVTEKSFRIPFTSNVVLQEDEFLDIIDQMRVSIPEEVKLAKRTEAERERLLLQAQEEADRLIAVAREKAKAMTEDHELIVFARQRAKEIEAEARVQAQEIIADADEYIVDQLSELEEQLMKTLTTVRNGLRQVRETQEKKKNAVAKALPLEEEESSEVVEET from the coding sequence ATGGACATTCTTCACCTGATAGACCGATTGGAAATATTGGTTACAGAAAAAAGCTTTCGGATTCCGTTTACCTCTAACGTGGTTTTGCAGGAAGACGAGTTTTTAGACATCATTGACCAAATGCGGGTCTCTATTCCCGAAGAAGTGAAATTGGCCAAACGCACCGAAGCCGAACGAGAACGTTTGCTGCTGCAAGCGCAAGAAGAGGCCGACCGGTTGATAGCGGTGGCCCGCGAAAAAGCCAAGGCCATGACCGAAGACCATGAACTCATTGTTTTTGCCCGCCAACGGGCCAAAGAAATTGAAGCCGAGGCCAGAGTCCAGGCCCAGGAAATCATTGCCGACGCTGATGAATACATTGTTGACCAGTTGAGCGAACTGGAAGAGCAATTGATGAAAACCCTGACCACGGTGCGCAATGGATTGCGGCAGGTCAGAGAAACCCAGGAGAAAAAGAAAAACGCCGTGGCAAAAGCGTTACCCCTGGAAGAAGAGGAGAGCAGCGAGGTTGTAGAAGAAACTTAA